One part of the Halopenitus persicus genome encodes these proteins:
- a CDS encoding creatininase family protein — MHLSDATWTDVRDATIDAAVIPVGSTEQHGPHAPLGTDALNAASVATEAADRYATADARGGEVLVTPTIPVGIAEEHRGFDGTLWVTPDTFRAYVRETAVSLVRHGVERVVFANGHGGNVDALAEVARRFSRDPDHGGYAVAFTWFDAVGEHASEMGHGGPLETALLRATHPELVREDRIEAAAAGATDRWGEWVAGVNLAHDSDAFTDNGVVGDPRGGDRDRGERLLELASESFVDLLTAVVDRDLDAN, encoded by the coding sequence ATGCACCTCTCGGATGCGACCTGGACCGACGTCCGCGACGCGACGATCGACGCGGCCGTGATCCCGGTCGGGAGCACCGAACAGCACGGCCCCCACGCACCGCTGGGAACCGACGCGCTCAACGCCGCCTCCGTCGCGACCGAGGCGGCCGACCGGTACGCGACGGCGGACGCACGGGGCGGCGAGGTCCTCGTGACGCCGACGATCCCGGTCGGGATCGCCGAGGAGCACCGCGGCTTCGACGGGACGCTCTGGGTGACCCCCGACACGTTCCGCGCGTACGTCCGCGAGACGGCCGTCTCGCTCGTCCGGCACGGGGTGGAGCGCGTCGTGTTCGCCAACGGCCACGGCGGGAACGTCGACGCCCTCGCGGAGGTCGCCCGTCGGTTCTCGCGCGATCCGGACCACGGCGGCTACGCGGTCGCGTTCACCTGGTTCGACGCGGTCGGCGAGCACGCGAGCGAGATGGGCCACGGCGGCCCCCTCGAGACCGCGCTCCTGCGGGCCACCCATCCCGAGCTCGTTCGCGAGGACCGGATCGAGGCGGCGGCCGCGGGAGCGACCGACCGCTGGGGCGAGTGGGTCGCCGGGGTCAACCTGGCGCACGACTCCGACGCGTTCACCGACAACGGCGTGGTCGGCGACCCGCGCGGGGGCGACCGCGATCGCGGCGAGCGTCTGCTCGAACTCGCGAGCGAGTCGTTCGTGGATCTCCTGACCGCGGTC